In one Zobellia galactanivorans genomic region, the following are encoded:
- a CDS encoding AraC family transcriptional regulator yields MKLHLLNRASVSDRSFSVNHNLYPNFLRVWHYHPELELVVILKSSGTRFIGDSIEKFQEGEVVLIGKNVPHMWLNDEVYFQPDSALEAEALAIHFTRDFLGKGFFDIPEMKQISALLARADRGVKFNGLHEDLIAKIMRLIDLDPTTRVYKIIEVLSHLSKHDNYQLLSSASFVNAFQKADDSRMDKIYAYVFENFNDGISASDVAEMIGMNKSAFSRFFMKAHKKPFTRYLNEIKVGYACRLLLENKESITSIAYLSGFNNISNFNRQFKVIHGLAPSAYLKYHSSND; encoded by the coding sequence ATGAAACTTCATTTATTAAATAGGGCATCTGTATCGGACCGGTCATTTTCGGTCAATCATAATCTGTACCCTAATTTCTTGAGGGTTTGGCATTATCATCCTGAGCTTGAACTGGTCGTAATTCTAAAAAGCTCGGGTACACGGTTTATTGGCGACAGTATCGAAAAATTTCAAGAAGGAGAGGTAGTGCTCATTGGCAAGAACGTTCCGCATATGTGGTTGAACGATGAGGTTTATTTTCAGCCCGATAGCGCCTTAGAGGCCGAAGCATTGGCCATTCACTTCACAAGGGATTTTTTGGGAAAGGGGTTTTTCGATATTCCCGAAATGAAACAGATATCGGCCCTTCTGGCCCGGGCGGATAGGGGTGTTAAGTTTAACGGACTGCATGAAGACCTTATAGCTAAAATTATGCGACTTATCGACTTAGACCCCACCACTCGTGTATATAAGATCATTGAAGTACTATCCCATCTGTCTAAGCACGATAACTATCAGTTGCTGTCGAGTGCCAGTTTTGTAAATGCTTTTCAAAAGGCCGATGATTCACGTATGGACAAAATATATGCCTATGTATTCGAGAATTTCAATGATGGGATCAGTGCCAGTGATGTAGCCGAAATGATAGGTATGAACAAATCGGCTTTTAGTAGGTTCTTTATGAAGGCCCATAAAAAGCCTTTTACCCGATATCTGAATGAAATAAAGGTAGGCTATGCTTGTAGGTTGCTTTTGGAAAATAAAGAGAGCATCACCTCCATTGCCTACTTATCCGGGTTTAATAATATCTCCAACTTTAATAGACAGTTTAAGGTTATTCATGGCCTAGCACCTTCCGCGTATTTGAAATATCACTCCTCTAACGACTAG
- a CDS encoding alpha-L-fucosidase, translating to MKLKKNSVNVISILLVTFLLQSGSLFGQKKEKNMDEMWGHQNSLGANAPESRTRLFDDGNYAMFIHWGIYSKIANTWKDSTYYGISEWIMNPRRANIPVDEYMAEAKSFDPVNFDAMAIARLAKDAGMKYIVVTSKHHDGFAMYNSKSNDFNIVKATPFARDPMKELSKACEELGLGFGFYYSHNQDWTFPGGNGGPKVNEKGKEVGFDYYFKKKCLPQVKEIVTQYGDIAMVWFDTPGNMEKKYVEELVEVVRKHQPNAMISGRAGHGLGDYKSLGDMNIPRKNIGGLWETVDVTNDSWGYAWYDQNWKSPKRILKSIISTVARGGTYMLNVGPAPDGTIPVEAQESLRASGEWIGKYPQVVYKTGASPWGHALPWGDVTVAEDGKLNLCVYQWPLDGKLWLPGLKNTVKSADLWVDGKGQKLETEIHDGWLAISLPARRSEKLISVIALEIEGSPEVAVSNALDPVFSTVLPVDFAKAEGCAISEKRWMEKFGEWKHIEQAQDWKEGSKVTWEIEVKDPGYYQTELNYAGEGRLVWNITSDEGVVVQNQQNSSAVYNYYEMGLIKFDKAGKHTITVSLVDGKRKNASLKEIRLTPEGSIE from the coding sequence ATGAAACTTAAGAAGAACAGCGTAAATGTAATATCGATACTCCTGGTCACCTTCCTTTTACAAAGTGGTTCCTTGTTCGGGCAAAAAAAGGAAAAGAATATGGACGAGATGTGGGGGCATCAAAATTCATTGGGAGCAAACGCCCCTGAATCTCGAACGCGCTTATTTGATGACGGTAATTATGCCATGTTCATCCACTGGGGCATCTATTCGAAGATTGCGAATACGTGGAAAGACAGCACCTACTATGGTATTAGTGAATGGATAATGAACCCCAGACGCGCCAATATTCCGGTAGACGAGTATATGGCCGAGGCAAAAAGCTTTGATCCGGTAAATTTTGACGCCATGGCCATTGCCCGGCTCGCCAAGGATGCGGGAATGAAATATATCGTGGTAACCAGCAAACACCACGACGGTTTTGCCATGTACAATTCAAAAAGCAACGACTTCAATATCGTAAAGGCCACGCCTTTTGCCAGAGATCCCATGAAGGAACTGTCAAAGGCCTGCGAGGAACTGGGGCTGGGTTTTGGCTTTTACTATTCGCACAATCAAGATTGGACCTTTCCCGGAGGCAATGGGGGACCCAAGGTGAACGAAAAAGGTAAAGAGGTCGGGTTCGATTACTACTTCAAGAAAAAATGCCTTCCACAGGTCAAGGAAATCGTAACCCAATATGGCGATATCGCCATGGTCTGGTTCGATACGCCCGGCAATATGGAGAAAAAATATGTGGAAGAATTGGTAGAGGTCGTGCGCAAGCACCAACCCAATGCCATGATTTCAGGACGGGCAGGCCATGGTTTGGGCGATTATAAGTCTTTGGGCGATATGAACATCCCCAGAAAAAATATTGGCGGACTTTGGGAAACCGTAGACGTTACCAACGATTCTTGGGGCTATGCTTGGTACGACCAAAATTGGAAAAGTCCAAAGCGGATTTTAAAGAGCATCATTTCTACCGTGGCCCGTGGTGGGACTTACATGTTAAACGTAGGGCCGGCACCGGACGGAACAATTCCAGTAGAGGCCCAAGAGTCGCTTAGGGCTTCGGGGGAATGGATAGGAAAATATCCCCAGGTGGTCTATAAAACAGGGGCTTCGCCATGGGGCCATGCCCTGCCATGGGGCGATGTAACCGTAGCGGAAGATGGCAAATTGAACCTTTGTGTTTACCAATGGCCCTTAGATGGCAAATTATGGCTTCCGGGGTTAAAGAATACGGTCAAGTCTGCCGATCTATGGGTGGATGGGAAAGGTCAAAAACTGGAAACCGAAATTCATGATGGTTGGCTGGCCATTTCTCTACCGGCACGACGAAGCGAAAAATTAATATCGGTTATAGCGCTAGAAATAGAGGGAAGCCCCGAAGTGGCCGTTTCCAATGCCCTAGATCCTGTTTTCTCCACGGTGCTCCCGGTTGACTTTGCTAAAGCGGAGGGATGTGCCATTTCCGAGAAAAGATGGATGGAGAAATTTGGGGAATGGAAGCATATCGAACAGGCCCAAGATTGGAAGGAAGGAAGTAAAGTGACTTGGGAGATAGAGGTGAAAGACCCAGGCTATTATCAAACCGAACTGAATTATGCAGGTGAAGGCCGCTTGGTTTGGAACATTACTTCAGACGAGGGAGTGGTCGTCCAGAACCAGCAGAATTCTTCGGCGGTATATAATTACTACGAAATGGGACTCATAAAGTTTGACAAGGCCGGAAAGCATACCATAACGGTTTCTTTGGTAGATGGGAAAAGGAAGAACGCAAGTCTAAAAGAAATACGATTGACACCGGAAGGAAGTATAGAGTAA